TGCGCCATGTCCATTGGAATCACCTTTTGGACATCTTGATCAGTGATCTTATCAGCGGCTTGCTCGTTCTCCATTGGAACGGCCAAAGGCTGTGTGTTGGCAACTGTGAGTTTTGCCAAGGCTCCCTGAGATGCTGCTAAAATTGTGAGTGTCACTATTGCTGTCTTAATCATATACACGTCTCCTTCAAGAGTCGGGCCAGTGTCATTTTGATTTTAAACGCAATTAAACGCTTGTTCGGTCTCAGCTCAAATATAAGGTGACCAGTTTTGTTGCAGTCACTGTTAGTTTTTACAAAACTGTACGAACTGACACCACCACCTCATTGTGAGGCAAAATCCGCTTATTTTTGAGACTTTTCCTCTGAAATCGCGAATTCCGTACTTCAACTTGAGACGCTCTCGATGCTCCTTTTAGAAGTTTGGTCGCAGGGACGTTTTGCTCCCGAAGAGCGTGGCACTGTTTTTGTAATCACCGAAATGCGCTGAACAATCAGCACCACTTACAAGAACCACTAGGGGGAATACAATGAAACTAACAACTGCCGCTTTAACGGCGCTTTGCTTTTTGGCTCTGACGGCCTGTAAAGACTTTTCTGGAAATCTCGTCGTCGATCAAAAATTGACTCTGGTTGACGGTCGCAGCACCGTCGATGTTCAACCGGGCACTTACAATGGCCAAATCAAAATCCAAAGTAAAAAGAAGATCAAATTGGAAGTCGCTCTTCCCCAAGGTAAATCCACTTTCGTATTTAAAACTGCTGAAAACTTGAAAGAACTCCACTCTGGCCAGCGCATCCAAATCGCGTCGAGCGTGAGCGGTCAGCCCTACAATGTGGACGGCAAATACGATGTCGACTACAGCTCTTCTGGCGACTACAACGGCACAGAATCGTGCACGTACTATACAACTGAATACCGTTGCCACGATGTGCGCATTCCAGAGCAATGCGACACCGTGACGGAGTGTGATCCACACAATCCAAGCCAATGTGCCACACGTTCACATTGCAAAGGCGGCGGCTATCGCACCGAGTGTGGCGACGAGCAAGTCAGCCATTACGGTTCACAAAACGTGACTTACAGCTACGACACAACGACTGAATCCGTCACATTGCAATTGCTCTCAGCCGGTGGCCGAGTAGCAGCAACATTCCGCGGATCTGATTCAGATTCTTCAAAGAACTACAGCTACCGCAGCGAGTGCCGCTAGTTTTAGACATAAAAAAACCCGATCGCGAGATCGGGTTTTTATTTTATTCATCCAAGATGAAGTTGATAGGATCCACTGGCGTGCCATTGATCCTCACTTCGTAGTGAAGATGCGGGCCTGTTGAACGGCCCGTATTTCCGACCGCTGCAATGACGTCCCACTTAGAAACTTTTTGACCGACTTGAACGTAAATCTGCGACGTATGACCAAAGCGCGTGCTGACACCGTAACCGTGGTCAATACTCACAAGCTTACCATAACCTTGATCGTAACCCGCGAAGCTCACGACACCATCCGCCGGTGCATAGACCGGAGAACCTGGAGCTGCGGCGATGTCCAAGCCCGCATGCATCGTTGCTTTACCCGTAAACGGTGACACACGGTAACCGAAACGAGAGGTCAACCAACCGCGCGCCGGTTTGATATTTGGAGTCGCATTGATCAAACTTTGGCGCTCAGACAAGCTCTCCCAAAGATCGATCACACTTTGTTCTTTTAGCTGAGTTTCGCGCACCGCTTTATCGATACGAACCACCAAAGACGCGTAATCTTTGGAAGGCGCCGGCTGTTCAGCCACTTCGCCTTTGTTCTCGTTCAAAGTTTGTGGAGCCTCAAAGACTTCATCCTGCTGAGCCATCGCTTCGCCGGAAGGACGTTGCTCCATCGGTTCGTACTCTTCGACCTGCTGACCCGGAGCTGGTTTTGGTCCCATAGAAAGCTTTGTCACGCGATCTTCAGCATCGATGTTGGTGATGAGTTTCAATTTTGTCGTGAAAGTTTTTACGCGCTCAAGGCTGTTTTCAAGTGAGCTGACTTTGCTCTCGACGACTTGGAATTGCTTCACAAGCTGAGCATTTTCACTGCGAAGACGCTTGTTTTCAAGAGACTGAAGGAGCAAGCCGAAGTAGTCGACCATGCCGGCAACGAAAACGAGAATAACGATGGCACCAATGAAGCTCGCCGCTTTCATCCAAACTGACGAGATCACCAACTTTCGGGTCTGCCCAGTCTGATTACTGACGATAAAAAATGTGAACTTCTTGCCTGAACTACTCATGCCAACTCTTAACTACTTCGATTCCTGGAAATTCAAAATCAACACCGTGACGTTGTCATCCCCGCCATTTGCCAAAGCTTGATCTACGCAAGTTTTGACAGCTTTGTCAGGGGAATTCTGATTGAGGATCTGAGAAATTTTTTGATCCTGCACTAAACCCGATAAACCGTCGGAGCAGAGCAGATAACTTTCACCTGCAACGATCTCGCGCTCAATAATATCCGGATGCACTTCGCGCTCGTAACCCACGCTGCGTGTAATCACGTTGCGGGCAACAAACTGGCCAATGTTTTCTTCTTTCAAAACGCCGGCACGAATTTGTTCATTCAAGAGCGAATGGTCTTCAGTGATCTGCCATAAAAAA
The sequence above is drawn from the Bdellovibrionales bacterium genome and encodes:
- a CDS encoding M23 family metallopeptidase, with the protein product MSSSGKKFTFFIVSNQTGQTRKLVISSVWMKAASFIGAIVILVFVAGMVDYFGLLLQSLENKRLRSENAQLVKQFQVVESKVSSLENSLERVKTFTTKLKLITNIDAEDRVTKLSMGPKPAPGQQVEEYEPMEQRPSGEAMAQQDEVFEAPQTLNENKGEVAEQPAPSKDYASLVVRIDKAVRETQLKEQSVIDLWESLSERQSLINATPNIKPARGWLTSRFGYRVSPFTGKATMHAGLDIAAAPGSPVYAPADGVVSFAGYDQGYGKLVSIDHGYGVSTRFGHTSQIYVQVGQKVSKWDVIAAVGNTGRSTGPHLHYEVRINGTPVDPINFILDE